A genomic stretch from Telmatocola sphagniphila includes:
- the hemF gene encoding oxygen-dependent coproporphyrinogen oxidase yields MHKRAVEYLLGLQDRICSRLEQLDGQAKFREDTWKREGGGGGRTRVIGDGQVFEKGGVNFSEVFGEMTPEFSKQIPGDGSKFTATGVSLVIHPRNPFVPTVHANYRFLTKGDMTWFGGGADLTPYYPFEEDAVHFHQVHKNVCDKHPDAANYAKMKKDCDEYFYLPHRKEARGIGGIFFDYLQGDMEKIFAFVRDAGDAFTEAYGPIVERRRNLPYAEKHRYFQEFRRGRYVEFNLIYDRGTIFGLKTGGRTESILMSLPPTVRYLYDYHPEPGSEEAKIAEIVTNPRDWV; encoded by the coding sequence TCTGGGTCTGCAGGATCGGATTTGCAGCCGGTTGGAACAATTGGATGGCCAAGCCAAATTCCGAGAAGACACCTGGAAGCGTGAAGGAGGCGGCGGCGGACGCACTCGAGTCATAGGCGATGGCCAGGTCTTCGAAAAAGGGGGCGTCAATTTCTCCGAAGTTTTCGGGGAAATGACCCCGGAATTCTCCAAGCAGATCCCCGGCGATGGATCCAAGTTTACCGCAACTGGTGTCTCGCTGGTAATCCATCCCCGCAATCCGTTTGTCCCTACGGTTCACGCCAATTACCGCTTCCTCACCAAAGGCGACATGACCTGGTTCGGCGGCGGTGCCGATCTGACGCCTTATTATCCGTTTGAGGAAGACGCCGTGCATTTCCATCAAGTGCACAAGAATGTCTGCGACAAACATCCGGACGCCGCGAATTACGCCAAAATGAAGAAAGACTGCGACGAATATTTTTACCTGCCGCACCGCAAGGAAGCTCGAGGAATCGGTGGAATATTCTTCGATTATCTGCAGGGCGATATGGAAAAAATCTTTGCGTTCGTCCGGGACGCCGGGGACGCCTTCACAGAAGCGTATGGGCCGATAGTCGAACGGCGTCGCAACTTACCTTATGCCGAGAAGCATCGCTACTTCCAGGAATTTCGCCGGGGACGTTATGTGGAATTCAATCTGATCTACGACCGGGGAACGATTTTCGGCCTGAAGACCGGCGGGCGAACGGAATCGATTCTGATGTCGCTGCCGCCCACAGTGCGCTATCTCTACGACTACCATCCCGAACCGGGCTCGGAGGAAGCGAAAATCGCGGAAATTGTCACCAATCCTCGGGATTGGGTTTAG
- a CDS encoding FKBP-type peptidyl-prolyl cis-trans isomerase → MITTPSGLQYEDVVVGTGAEAVAGKQVSVHYVGTFDNGSKFDSSRDRNRPFGFRLGAGMVIKGWDEGVAGMKIGGTRKLVIPGKLGYGAAGIDDVIPPNATLHFTIELLGVS, encoded by the coding sequence ATGATTACTACTCCAAGCGGCCTTCAGTATGAAGACGTGGTTGTCGGAACGGGAGCCGAAGCGGTCGCGGGCAAACAGGTCTCCGTACACTACGTAGGCACCTTTGATAACGGCAGCAAATTCGACAGCAGCCGGGACCGCAACCGTCCTTTTGGTTTCCGTCTCGGGGCGGGCATGGTGATTAAAGGCTGGGACGAAGGAGTCGCCGGGATGAAAATCGGCGGTACCCGGAAACTGGTGATTCCCGGTAAACTGGGCTACGGAGCAGCAGGTATCGACGACGTAATTCCGCCGAATGCGACCCTCCACTTCACGATTGAGTTGTTAGGCGTCAGCTGA
- a CDS encoding histidine phosphatase family protein encodes MRTILYLLRHAATANNLAHPALLQGRRQNPPLHSVGEMQARVTAEFLAVRPLDAVYSSPMLRALQTAQILAAPHKIKPVAVQSLIECDIGDWEGQSWEEIKENEPGLYDRFMANPAVQGYKGGENFQQVLDRTRGAIEEIITRHAGKAVLVVSHHIVNRVYLADLLGLGAAKARKFSLDNCSISLVVNEKGKTGVQVLNSNFHLQGVA; translated from the coding sequence ATGCGAACAATTCTCTATCTTCTGCGGCACGCCGCCACGGCTAACAATCTGGCTCACCCCGCCTTGCTCCAGGGACGGCGGCAAAATCCCCCGTTGCATTCGGTAGGTGAAATGCAAGCCCGGGTGACGGCGGAATTTCTGGCGGTTCGCCCACTCGATGCCGTGTACTCATCGCCGATGTTGCGAGCTCTGCAGACTGCTCAGATCTTGGCCGCTCCGCACAAAATCAAACCGGTTGCCGTGCAGTCTCTCATCGAATGTGATATTGGCGACTGGGAAGGCCAGAGCTGGGAAGAGATCAAAGAGAACGAGCCGGGTCTTTATGACCGGTTCATGGCTAATCCGGCCGTGCAGGGTTATAAAGGAGGCGAGAACTTTCAGCAGGTCTTGGATCGTACTCGGGGTGCCATCGAGGAGATCATCACTCGCCATGCGGGTAAAGCGGTTCTGGTGGTCAGCCACCATATTGTCAATCGCGTCTACCTGGCGGACTTATTGGGGTTGGGGGCGGCCAAGGCTCGCAAATTCTCCCTGGATAACTGTTCCATCTCCCTGGTCGTGAATGAGAAGGGGAAAACCGGCGTGCAAGTGCTGAATTCGAATTTTCATCTTCAAGGGGTTGCCTGA